aaaaaagaacaaaatcatgccatttacagcaacatgaacGGATCTAGAGAGTGTCCGACGGACACTGACGGAAGTccgacaaagacaaatatcatacattacttacatgtggaatctaataaaatGGTGCAAATGAACTGATTATAAAACGGAAATTAGagtcacagatgaagaaaacaaactgtggttaccaagggggaaaagggagagggataaactgggagattgggactgacttatacacactactatatatgaaataggtaATAagaaccttctgtatagcacatggaactctactcaatactgtgtaatgacctatatgggaaaagaatctaaaaaagagtggatatatgtatatgtgccgactaaggtccgtctagtcaaggctatggtttttccagtggtcatgtatggatgtgagagttggactgtgaagaaggctgagtgccaaagaattgatgcctttgaagtgtggtgttggagaagactcttgagagtcccttggactgcaaggagatccaaccagtccattctgaaggagatcaaccctgggatttctttggaaggaatgatgctaaagctgaaactccaatactctggccacctcatgcgaagagttgactccttggaaaaagactctgatgctgggagggatttggggcaggagaagaaggggacaaccaaggatgagatggctggatggcatcactgactcgatggatgtgagtctgagtgaactctgggagttggtgatggacagggaggcgtggcatgctgcaattcatggggtcgcagagtcggacacgactgagcgactgaactgaactgatacctgattcactctgctatgcaacagaaaccaacacaacattgtatgtaaattaactacactccaataaaacttAGTTTAAAAGGTAAAGGCTGTGGTAAGACCTCTCCTGCATCAGCTGCAGTGGAGGGTAAAGGTCAGGCTGCCCTTGCATCTGTCCCACCCTCGTCTCCACACACTGGCCTCGCCGTTCACTACTGCTGTTTCTCCAACCGAGCTACTGAAGACTGGACGTCATCAGGCTGTCTTGGTAGATGTACCACAGGGTTCTCAATGATTTGTCAGAATTCACCTCTTAAACTTTTTTGGCacagggaaaaaggaaaggagtCTAACTCAAAGAACAGTCTGTTCTCATGAAGAAAAGTGACCAGTTCCCTGGACCTGAGACTGAGAAAAGAACCTTGGCCAAAACGCAAAAAAAAGTTATCAGTGAGCTAAGATTCATtaagtatattttacatatattttattctgcACAGGCAGTAAGGACAAtgacacacagaaaaataatgaaatggcaGCCCTTAAGGTGAAGAGGGAATGACAAAAAgtaaggggggggggggtggtttcctggtggcctagaggttaggactctgtgctgtcATTGCtaagggtctgggttcaatccctggtaggggaatgaAGATCCTAAAAAACAcatagcatagccaaaaaaacgTAGAGTTCAGAAAAATCAAGGGTAAGAGACTGCAATCAGTCTGGAAGGGAGGTCCAAGACTTGTCAGACACAGACACTGGAGGCCAGCAACAGTTTGGGATATGCTGGTCTAAGGGCACCTTACCTCCAAGAACTGCTTGAGGCGTATGAAGGAACCCATCTGCCCTGAGCTTGTGATGGCTTCAATCCtacagggagagaaagaagacagtACCTATGGTTCACACACATCTTTTGGAGAAGGGTTAGGGACCTGCTCATCTGGAGGAAGTGGCAGAACGAATGATTCCCAGAGATGTCTTCTAGACTTAGAATGCTGTCACTCTGCTAAATGGTCTCAGCACTTTATTTCAGACAAAGGGGTAAAGGAGAAGAGAACACTGTTGCGTCTCAAGGTCTCTATCATCAGGTGAGATGGGTGTTGCCAATGCCTTTCTCCCTTCAGCGAGTTGAGAGGCATGAGAAAGGGCCTTGAAGTTGAATCCCCCAAAAGAGTCAAGCAAACTGGCTGATCAATCAGTTTCACCAACTGATTTACAGAGAGGGTTTGACTCCTTGGCTTCCTTCATGACTGCATGTTGTCACCATCCCAGATTATCTGGGAGAGTTTGGAAAACAAGAGAGTTTCAAATGGGATCTGAATCCAAGATgttcctgatttttttaaatttagtcaaTAATATTTAAGAGAGACTTAGTAGAGTTCAAAAGTGTTTATTCAAATAACGGAGAGGAGAAGGATGGGAGCTGAAGATGTCTCACTCAACACAAGTGCTTCTGACTGAGTCAGAAACAGtatatgaacttccctggtggtacaatggataagagtctgcctgccaatgcaggggacaggggtttgatccctgatctgggaagattccacatgctgcggagcagctaagctcatgcccttggagcccatgctccacaacaagagaagccatctccGCAAGAAACCCGCACACCACAATAAAGGAGAGACCCTGCTCAGAACAAATAGAGAAggcctgagcacagcaacaaagactcggcgcagccaaaacaaataaataaaataaaataaattttttaaaaaagaaacagcatgtGACAGCAGCCACAGGCATCTGATTTCATGGGTTTTTACCTACCAAATTCTCTGGTGTCTACTCAACAAGTCTAATACCTGGGGAAGTAGTCCTCTTTGATGAGAAGTATCATCTTCCAGAACTGGACCTGGTACTGCTTCATGAGGGCATTCCCACACACCTAGAGGGGAAGGTGTGCACCATCAGAGCAGGGAATGAAAATGCACACTCAGTCATAAAGGATAATCAGCCCTTTGCCTCTCATTCCTATCAAGAATTTCAGCCACAATGCCATTCAGCCAGCtaagcaagggaattaaaatcCAACTTTTTTCTGAAGCATTCTCACGTATGGTAATACCTCCATTTAACCAGACTGCCAGGTAGCCAGGTGTTTCAGAGGTCATGACTCAAACTTAACTTAGTTGATTTTAAAGGAATTAGCATTACTTCGCAACCTTGGTAATCAAGGTAGAAGGAGTACCATGTGTTTTCAATGACTCAAGATCAATGTTCATTTACTGTGACTGCAGGAGCTGTCAGGTGAGTAGAAACTGTTGACATTATGGGCCAAGTGGTCTCAGATTTGTTACGGCATGTGCTCCAAGCATTTATTCTTTAAGAACTGCCCCCTTTTCAAAGAAACCCTTATTCTTAGCCTAGAATGGGGGCCCCTTATAGGCAGACAGGACTGTATATAGCCTTCTAAATGAGACAGGTACCTGACCCAAGCTGGTTAATCTCATTTCCTCTCCTGTCTATTAGCAATCCCACTGATGGGACACTAGTCCCACTCCACTGGGTGAGCACACTGAGGCTGAGGGATACAGCCCAGGAGCATCTTCTCCACTGTGTGCTGAGCAGCAGAGAAAGGTGGCCTGCAGAGCAAGCGGGGGGCAACATGCAGGAGGAGCGAACATGAGAAGACCATGCGGTCCCAGAGAGGGGCTGCCTTGGTCCCCGGCAACATTCCAGTTCCTGGTTCCAGGCCCTGGTAGGGTTCAACTGTGCATCCTACCCCCCATTCTCCAAGTGAGTCCCTTCCATATCCCCAAAGCAAATTCCTTTCCATCTGTACTGGGATGTACAGTTTCCTGTTCTTTATAATGACAAAACATccacacagagaaaggaaaatatactgGGAAGAAAAACCCAAAGCTAGCTTTCTCTTGGGGCTTGGGAAAAAATTTGTAACACTGGCTTCTAGTGTTCACCATTAGTCTCTATTTGTCTATTTGTCATGTCATACAGCGGCCCACTGGCGCTCTCTTGTGTGATAATTGTACTACGTACCTCTAAGAAGTCAAAGAGGAGGGTAGCTGTCACATCTGACAGGGGCTCCATGTTTAAGATTTGTGCCAACCAGCGCCAACCATGATTTAAGCCATGAGGGTGAGTCTGGGAGCAGAGAGGCTTGGTCaggatttaatttcattttattaagagTTCTAAATTGCCAACGTTATCACCCAGCCATTACCAAGGGGACATGAACCCCCTGATCACCTAACCTAAGCACATACCACAGGGCAGAAACAACAGAGGCCAaacaaattctgtttttaaatattgcaACACATTGGGACCCACATATTCTCCATTGGATTCCTTCAACACACAGCTGTCAGACTCAGTTTCAGGAATCCTAGTTACTCTTATAAACATtgccattttattaattattcCTGGTACCTTTAGCACAGCACCTGGGACATAGCAGGTGCACAGTAACAAGTCCTAGATTCAGTCAGCTtatattcctttctctttggGTTTCCAAGTCCACTAACTTCTCCATCTCTCTAATCTCCATTCCTTGCAAAATGAACTAGGCAGGCAGGTCAAAGCCCTGGCCCTCTGCTGTGGCTCTGACATTGACAAGTGTGCACCATTACAACTTGCTAAGCCTCCGTCTGTCCCTCTGTGAAGTAAGCTATGTAACCTTGGTATGTAATTGGTCTCTAAGGCATCAATTAGTCTCTGAACAAATGATTCTGATGATCCAAAAGTTTCCTAATAATCAATACCCACTTCTCTAAAGAATACCTACGAAGCAGTGCTATTCTTTAACTTATCACATGATAGGACTGTTCCTCTCAAAGGTCGGTATTTCCTTCAAGTAAGATATACTAACATGGACGCTGGTCCGACCGCTCATTATCCATAGTAACCCCTCTCTGCTACCTCTTGTCGGTTTCCATATGGCCACCGGAGCTGGATGATGGCGGCATAGAGACGGATCATCCCAGACATGCGCTTTAGAAAGTTGTCCTGCTGCTCTACTTTGGAATCCTTCACTTGGTAGCCAAGCATCCTATGTGGTAAGAAAAAATTCAATGTGATAGAGTCAAAGTGAGGGTGACCAATCCATTACTATTTATGGCAGAAGTAACAACATACCATTACATTTAGCATTATTACTAATACATTATTACACATGACTACATTGGTAGATGTAATTCTGCTTACAAAACACTCACATCCATTATCAAATCTGCAACATAAAAACCTTGAGAGGTTAAGTTCCCAGAAGGTAATGAATATTACAACCCCCATTtacaaacaatgaaaaacaaTCTTTAAAGAGATGAACAAACTCCCCAGTTTTGAAAATCTATTAATAGTCACAACAAGGGTAAAATTCTAAGATCCCTGGATTCTAAATCCGGAATTCTTTCCGCTGTACTGTATTGATTATTGATACGTAAATCCACAAATTCTAAAAGCCACCCAGTTTGCATGAAAGACACTGTATTCTCTGACAGAATGTTCAAGGTACATAAGAGATGCTCTGAGGAGGGGAAATGAAtctcagttctctctctcttcctggggACAGTAAGGAGAACAACACTTCACCTCTGATAGTCTTCCAAAGCCATTCCCTCTTTGAATGCTGGATAGAAAGGAACAGAGTAAGGACACTTCTTGTGCAGGTGAGCCAAGATGAGGGCCCCTACTCTGGGGTGGAGCTCCCAGATCCCAGATGCCACGACCGCGATGGGGAATGCTGCTTCGTGATGGGAggccacttcctcctccccttGTTTCTGGGAGCACAGAGAGGGGAGAATTTAATTTCAAGAAAGCCTTAAAGGCTAGGCACCAGCCTCTTCTTCCCATACCTTTGGCAACAAGGTTTCTCACCACAAATTTCTCTGCCAGTTTGTACTGGACAAAGTCCAGGGCCTGTGGGTTAAGTGTGACAGACACGGAGCGCCCACCAGACTGGACAGCTTTTCCAGAAAGTAGGCTGTGGATCTTGTCAAAGATCTCCTTCAGCTTCGAGCCTGGGACGACAGAGATAGAGTCAGTGATACGATATGACTGCAGTCAATCTATTCTTTTCATCACTGCAATAACAAAGCCTCTGTATAAACCCAGCCCTACAGAAGTTCAGAGCCTAAAGCCAAAatacagatgcagaaaaatataTGACAATCAAATACAGGTTGTGGAGGATGTGAAAGTACATAGGGTGTGGTATTATTTTGAAGGAATTTATCATTGGTAGAATGAACTAATTCTGAAACCGACACATCAGAGGATCAATAGTATAAAAATAGGTGCTGAATTGTTCCAGATGCTACGGGTGTGGCTGATGTCCCTAAAGGAGTCACTTGTAACTCCAGGAAAACCTTCTAAAGAATCTCCAATTCACAGGGGCTTTCCCTCCTTCTCTTGGACCTACCTTCCTCCATAGAAGCTATTATTACATTCATATTATAGATCCTGTGTGCCCCACCTTCTACACTGGCTAGTTAGATCAGGATGAGTTGAGCTGAGCTGATCAGCCAGTTGACTGAGTCAGTTCCCTGAAGTGGCCAGTCCTgtgacacacacatatgtaagcAGTGGTGCTGTCATGCGGACCAAAGAACAGCCGTCTACAAAAGGAGAATGAAGTGGgcagagggaagcccaagagaagagagaaaagggtcCTGACATTTCTGGCTCCTCAGATCCAGCCCCACTCCTGCCGTAGAAAACTGATTTATCTTTAGGACAAACCCCTCACTCTACctattcctccttcctttccctttttttggtTTAAGCAGATATGAATTAgtttctattatttaaaattgaTGTTTGAATGAATACAGCATCTCCAATTTACCTGCCAAGTTCCTAATACCCTGCACCAAGTTCATAatcatttaaagaaatgtttaaaaatctcagaaatatCCTCCCCAGACCACTGATTCAGTTTCATTGAAAAAACAGGGAAGAGGGTTGGCACATTTCTTAGGaattaagagaaaaaggaagaaatcaagagTTAAATAATGAGATGTCATAGAAATTTCAAGGCCAACAATCCcctgaaaacagaagcagagactcTAACCtgagatattaaaatatatatgtttccatcAAATTTACTCAGCTCACATTCCTGCTAACCTATAACCCTACTATTTCTTTACTGATGGTTTCAGAGGGCCCCACTGGCCAAATCCCcatccagcccctctccctgtgCCCCTCCAATTAGGAAAATCAGATCCCAGCCCGGTGCCTGACATGGCCTCCCACATTCCGTATGCCACAATGGCACCATATCTGTCTTTAAATTCTGCTCCACATTTAACTACTCGTGGACATGCACCTCTGAAGAGGCAGGAATTAGGTCACCTCTTTCTCAGTCACTCCACACTTACTGAGCACTAACTCTGCAGAATGTCTGTGTCTGACAGGGCTGTAAGCTCTCACAGAGCTTATGATACTGATGGAAACAAAGGGACACAGTTGTGAAATAGGTAGGAAAATCAAGAACCGCAAAACCAGAGCCTAATTAGATACAGACAATGAACCAGAGGAAGCAGTCATGGGGATGACTCCCGGGTTCAGTTAAGGTGACTGAGTAGATAAGGTGCTACTACTGGTTACTTAGAGCAAACCGGAAAAAAGGTGGGCGAGAGGAGGACGATGAGAGGCCAGCTGGGAACACTAAACCTGAGGAAGCTGAGAGATACCTAGGCAGAGCTGCCCTGCAGGTAGCTGGAGCAAGGTAACCTGAAGCTCAGAGGAAAGGAATGACCCGGAGACTGAGCTGGGTGTCATGTGTGCAGAGGTGAAGTTTGAAGCCAGGGGGTCTTAGAATGAGAACTGCAGGGTGAAAGCACATCCCCAGGACACACCTACCACCCAGGTGGGGGCAGGAGACTGAGGAGcccacaaaagagaaagagagggaggaggagaagccgGAAATTAATGTTACCTCAGAAGCCACAGGACTAGAAGTGATAGAGAAGGGAACAGTCAACAGGGCCAAAGGGTAACATGAAGATTAGAAAAGACTGAGAAAAcacaaaatcaaaagaaacaGGTTTTAGAATGTGAGTGACAAGCATGTTTAAAGGGAAAGGAGCATGTAAAGAAAGTCATTTTGTAGAAAACAGAAGAGCTCTCTCTTGACGGAGATAGAAGGGGATGATAACGAGGCTCCTGAGGCTCATTTAGGGCCGAGGTGGAAGGGGAAGTGTGGGCTGGAAGGGTACTGCATTCTTTGAAACAGGATGGTTTCAAAGCAGGTAAATACAGCTGTGTATTACTGCAGCGGGTGGGTTGGGGGGTTGAGGGGAATCCTGAGGATCTTACACCTGATGTCTCAGTTTTCTAGACGAAGGAGGCAGCAGGGGTGCCTGTGGTCAACTGAGGGGTAAAGACCGAGGACGAACCTGAGCAGACCAGAGAAAGTGTGGGACGACTGTCTGGTCAACCTTGCCCCTCAATGCCATGGCTATAAAGGAAATGGCACTTTCAATTCTAGAAAGTGatacatatttacttatttagacCTTGCTTTGTTCCAGAAGGAATTTCAGGCAGCAAAGTGATATGTAAGTTCAGTCACAGAGCCTCTCAAAGGCAAGAAGTGCAACTTTCCACGCTTTCTAGGTAACAAGTTAATCAAGGGAACCTGGATGGAGGTTAAGTCAGAGCAGCTTCCCAGCTGCACAAGCTCCCCAGCCATGTGGAGGCTTCTACATCTGAGCTCTGTGAAAATGAACCTCTGTTTCTAAAGAAGAAGAGGGGTCTTTCCCTCGTGTGGTTCTTCCTCTCTAAATTTCAGTCTCTCGAGAGACTGAGTAGGCATTCTCAGGGTTCTCATGTATTAACAAGCAGGTTTTGAGTCTGGAAAAGCTAACGTTGTAGGACATAAGCGAAGAATGCGGGTCACATCCTAGGCTCCCTAAGGGGTGCCTTCCCCAGTAACTTCCAATCGTAGCTAAGAGTCTTCCTAAATAATTTGCTACTAATACataacttatttaaaaagaaaagagtcaaCAAACACATAATGATTACCTTCTACACGCAGAGAGTAAACTAGCCAAGGCACATAGCTTATACACCTGATCCAACAGTCAACATTTGCTCAGACATAATCTATTTATAGGAACCTTACAGACAAGTGGATTTGGAATCTCAATAAACACTGGTACAATGAGGTGAAAGGCCATGTTCTTAACTCTCTGACCAACCTGCAATGGTAGAGATCTGGCTCACTGGAATGGTGGCAGCCTTCTGGAGGTCCATCTTGATCTTTTTGGCCTGCCAGAGGAAAGCAGTGAGAAGGCCAACAGTGTTTCGCAGAGCTGAGTAGATGCCATTAGGATTAGGGATGTGATGTGACAGGCAAGCTACATTTCTCGGGGCCATGAGGCTGTGGTGGGGGGGCACCATCAGGCCCAGAGAATGCCCAACTCCTGTCCCTCCTACCTgactgtctctgctgctgctcagGCCCTCAAAGGCGAGCACACACCGACTGGAGGCCTCCTGCAGCTGCTGGTACCACTGCATCGTACTGTCTTGCACCTTCACCTGGAGGTCTGAGGAATCAAAGAAAGAGACTTCCATAAAAGGAGAATTTACTGAACACTTAGTATgagccaggtactgttctaaccaacttaagtaaaatttattgaatatttaatgAGAGTCAGGTACTGTTCTAATTACTTTATGTATGTATTAACTGCTTTCAGTCATAATAATCCTATAAGGTACATTCTATCATCTTcatcttacagataaggaaacaggcaTGGAAAGGTTAGGTAATTCGGCAAAGATACAATGCCAGGAAGTAGAAAAGCTAGATTCCCACAGATCTGACTCCAAAAGCAGCATTCTCAACCATTATGCTATATCAATTCCCTCATGTTTAAACATATATTCTGTACACACTTAGCAGCAATATGTGGAATAGTATATCTACTAGGATTATGGAGAATTTCAAGTCCTCATGGCAAGTGTTGGAATCTGAAACCAGGCTCCACATCAATCAAAACTGAATGGAAATCATTAAAAGAACCGAATCTTACATTATGTAAAAGTTCTGATAAATTATCCTGTAGCTTAATACAGTATTCAAAACACGTTCTCGCTTCTTTTCACATTCTGAATTACACATCACATTAAAGGACCGTTTCCATACCAAGACCCACCTTCGTTTGGCTTTGCCCCTGGGCCCTGGTTGGGAACGGGGGACTCTTTGTGGGCCTCTGGCCTCTGCTGCATCTGTGACTCTTGCTGCTTTATCCGGGCCTCCTCTTCATCCCGCCTCCTCTTCTCCTCACAGGCCCTGCCAATCTCCTGATGCAAGTTCGAGAGGAGGTCGCGCATTTCCTGCAGCGCTCCCTCAGCCACAGCTTGGTCCTCTACGGTGGGAAAGCCATTCTGTCACAGTGACAGAAGCAGAGCTCAGTGGTTATTTCCTGAGCACCTGAGGTGCTGAATCATACATCACACAAGTCCATGTATTTCTAAACTGGAATTGTGCCAAGGGAGTACCCACGGTCAACATGTTGATACCTACTGCTTTCCTGTTCTCTTAAAGGTAATACGGATTTACCATCACACCCACAGTGCCAAAGGGTAGATCTTTCAATGCTCTCACCAACACTGGGAACCAGCCTGTGTTTTCTAATACCTTTTCCCACTAATAAGTGGTATGGCTTTGTGAAGAAACACCCAATTTTagatctggagaagaaaatgttcaaGTGAGGTAGAAAACAGCTTGCTTGCTTTCTGCTGCAACAACTACTACTGGGGCCACGTgcgagggacagagaagccaatGTGGTGTTCCCATTACACAGCTGAACAGCAAACTACAACAGACGACATGTTATACATCAAGTATATAAAGTTCATATGTTCTTAATGATagtaaaaaaccaaaccaaa
This region of Ovis canadensis isolate MfBH-ARS-UI-01 breed Bighorn chromosome 3, ARS-UI_OviCan_v2, whole genome shotgun sequence genomic DNA includes:
- the GLE1 gene encoding mRNA export factor GLE1 isoform X2, producing the protein MPSEGRCWETLQALRSSDKGRLCYDRDWLLRGEDVLQECMSLPKLSSYSGWVVDHVLPHIQKNAPPSETSASSVSTSALNQPSSVPRSPLRNPAFSPVSSAISNGTKDKHESPHTEPMVLQSPRGMKVEGCIRMYELVHRMKGAEGLRQWQEEQEKKVRALSEMASEQLKRFDERKELKHHKEFQDLREVMEKSSREALGQQEKLKAEHRHRAKILNLKLREAEQQRLKQEEQERLRKEEGQARLRGLYALQEEVLHLSQQLDASDQHRDLLQLQVDLSAFRTRGNQLCSLVSGIIRSSSENGFPTVEDQAVAEGALQEMRDLLSNLHQEIGRACEEKRRRDEEEARIKQQESQMQQRPEAHKESPVPNQGPGAKPNEDLQVKVQDSTMQWYQQLQEASSRCVLAFEGLSSSRDSQAKKIKMDLQKAATIPVSQISTIAGSKLKEIFDKIHSLLSGKAVQSGGRSVSVTLNPQALDFVQYKLAEKFVKQGEEEVASHHEAAFPIAVVASGIWELHPRVGALILAHLHKKCPYSVPFYPAFKEGMALEDYQRMLGYQVKDSKVEQQDNFLKRMSGMIRLYAAIIQLRWPYGNRQETHPHGLNHGWRWLAQILNMEPLSDVTATLLFDFLEVCGNALMKQYQVQFWKMILLIKEDYFPRIEAITSSGQMGSFIRLKQFLEKCLQRREIPVPKGFLTSSFWRS
- the GLE1 gene encoding mRNA export factor GLE1 isoform X3, coding for MPSEGRCWETLQALRSSDKGRLCYDRDWLLRGEDVLQECMSLPKLSSYSGWVVDHVLPHIQKNAPPSETSASSVSTSALNQPSSVPRSPLRNPAFSPVSSAISNGTKDKHESPHTEPMVLQSPRGMKVEGCIRMYELVHRMKGAEGLRQWQEEQEKKVRALSEMASEQLKRFDERKELKHHKEFQDLREVMEKSSREALGQQEKLKAEHRHRAKILNLKLREAEQQRLKQEEQERLRKEEGQARLRGLYALQEEVLHLSQQLDASDQHRDLLQLQVDLSAFRTRGNQLCSLVSGIIRSSSENGFPTVEDQAVAEGALQEMRDLLSNLHQEIGRACEEKRRRDEEEARIKQQESQMQQRPEAHKESPVPNQGPGAKPNEDLQVKVQDSTMQWYQQLQEASSRCVLAFEGLSSSRDSQAKKIKMDLQKAATIPVSQISTIAGSKLKEIFDKIHSLLSGKAVQSGGRSVSVTLNPQALDFVQYKLAEKFVKQGEEEVASHHEAAFPIAVVASGIWELHPRVGALILAHLHKKCPYSVPFYPAFKEGMALEDYQRMLGYQVKDSKVEQQDNFLKRMSGMIRLYAAIIQLRWPYGNRQETHPHGLNHGWRWLAQILNMEPLSDVTATLLFDFLEVCGNALMKQYQVQFWKMILLIKEDYFPRIEAITSSGQMGSFIRLKQFLEDLHSPTRD
- the GLE1 gene encoding mRNA export factor GLE1 isoform X4 — its product is MSLPKLSSYSGWVVDHVLPHIQKNAPPSETSASSVSTSALNQPSSVPRSPLRNPAFSPVSSAISNGTKDKHESPHTEPMVLQSPRGMKVEGCIRMYELVHRMKGAEGLRQWQEEQEKKVRALSEMASEQLKRFDERKELKHHKEFQDLREVMEKSSREALGQQEKLKAEHRHRAKILNLKLREAEQQRLKQEEQERLRKEEGQARLRGLYALQEEVLHLSQQLDASDQHRDLLQLQVDLSAFRTRGNQLCSLVSGIIRSSSENGFPTVEDQAVAEGALQEMRDLLSNLHQEIGRACEEKRRRDEEEARIKQQESQMQQRPEAHKESPVPNQGPGAKPNEDLQVKVQDSTMQWYQQLQEASSRCVLAFEGLSSSRDSQAKKIKMDLQKAATIPVSQISTIAGSKLKEIFDKIHSLLSGKAVQSGGRSVSVTLNPQALDFVQYKLAEKFVKQGEEEVASHHEAAFPIAVVASGIWELHPRVGALILAHLHKKCPYSVPFYPAFKEGMALEDYQRMLGYQVKDSKVEQQDNFLKRMSGMIRLYAAIIQLRWPYGNRQETHPHGLNHGWRWLAQILNMEPLSDVTATLLFDFLEVCGNALMKQYQVQFWKMILLIKEDYFPRIEAITSSGQMGSFIRLKQFLECRQRVVWSSLSLPVQKCLQRREIPVPKGFLTSSFWRS
- the GLE1 gene encoding mRNA export factor GLE1 isoform X5, giving the protein MSLPKLSSYSGWVVDHVLPHIQKNAPPSETSASSVSTSALNQPSSVPRSPLRNPAFSPVSSAISNGTKDKHESPHTEPMVLQSPRGMKVEGCIRMYELVHRMKGAEGLRQWQEEQEKKVRALSEMASEQLKRFDERKELKHHKEFQDLREVMEKSSREALGQQEKLKAEHRHRAKILNLKLREAEQQRLKQEEQERLRKEEGQARLRGLYALQEEVLHLSQQLDASDQHRDLLQLQVDLSAFRTRGNQLCSLVSGIIRSSSENGFPTVEDQAVAEGALQEMRDLLSNLHQEIGRACEEKRRRDEEEARIKQQESQMQQRPEAHKESPVPNQGPGAKPNEDLQVKVQDSTMQWYQQLQEASSRCVLAFEGLSSSRDSQAKKIKMDLQKAATIPVSQISTIAGSKLKEIFDKIHSLLSGKAVQSGGRSVSVTLNPQALDFVQYKLAEKFVKQGEEEVASHHEAAFPIAVVASGIWELHPRVGALILAHLHKKCPYSVPFYPAFKEGMALEDYQRMLGYQVKDSKVEQQDNFLKRMSGMIRLYAAIIQLRWPYGNRQETHPHGLNHGWRWLAQILNMEPLSDVTATLLFDFLEVCGNALMKQYQVQFWKMILLIKEDYFPRIEAITSSGQMGSFIRLKQFLEKCLQRREIPVPKGFLTSSFWRS
- the GLE1 gene encoding mRNA export factor GLE1 isoform X1 gives rise to the protein MPSEGRCWETLQALRSSDKGRLCYDRDWLLRGEDVLQECMSLPKLSSYSGWVVDHVLPHIQKNAPPSETSASSVSTSALNQPSSVPRSPLRNPAFSPVSSAISNGTKDKHESPHTEPMVLQSPRGMKVEGCIRMYELVHRMKGAEGLRQWQEEQEKKVRALSEMASEQLKRFDERKELKHHKEFQDLREVMEKSSREALGQQEKLKAEHRHRAKILNLKLREAEQQRLKQEEQERLRKEEGQARLRGLYALQEEVLHLSQQLDASDQHRDLLQLQVDLSAFRTRGNQLCSLVSGIIRSSSENGFPTVEDQAVAEGALQEMRDLLSNLHQEIGRACEEKRRRDEEEARIKQQESQMQQRPEAHKESPVPNQGPGAKPNEDLQVKVQDSTMQWYQQLQEASSRCVLAFEGLSSSRDSQAKKIKMDLQKAATIPVSQISTIAGSKLKEIFDKIHSLLSGKAVQSGGRSVSVTLNPQALDFVQYKLAEKFVKQGEEEVASHHEAAFPIAVVASGIWELHPRVGALILAHLHKKCPYSVPFYPAFKEGMALEDYQRMLGYQVKDSKVEQQDNFLKRMSGMIRLYAAIIQLRWPYGNRQETHPHGLNHGWRWLAQILNMEPLSDVTATLLFDFLEVCGNALMKQYQVQFWKMILLIKEDYFPRIEAITSSGQMGSFIRLKQFLECRQRVVWSSLSLPVQKCLQRREIPVPKGFLTSSFWRS